One genomic window of Corynebacterium massiliense DSM 45435 includes the following:
- a CDS encoding dihydrofolate reductase: MDFLGAVWAQSLDGIIGDGTDMPWNVPEDMRHFKEVTMGAPVIMGRGTWESIPAKFRPLPGRDNFVVSSRAPGEWSTGATVMHNPSDIDTGWVMGGGQLYHATLEMVDVIEMTLIGVNIGGLYGDDAVHAPAVPDDFGLSADSDWLTSEKGRLTIPNQPPSDLPLKYRFLTYERKDAA, encoded by the coding sequence ATGGATTTCCTCGGCGCCGTGTGGGCACAATCTCTCGACGGCATCATCGGCGACGGCACCGACATGCCCTGGAATGTGCCGGAAGACATGCGGCACTTCAAGGAGGTCACCATGGGCGCGCCCGTCATCATGGGCCGCGGCACGTGGGAGTCCATCCCCGCTAAGTTCCGCCCGCTCCCCGGCCGCGACAACTTCGTGGTCTCCAGCCGCGCGCCCGGCGAGTGGTCGACTGGTGCCACGGTCATGCACAACCCCAGCGACATCGACACCGGCTGGGTCATGGGCGGCGGGCAGCTGTACCACGCCACCCTCGAGATGGTCGACGTCATCGAGATGACGCTCATCGGCGTCAACATCGGCGGCCTCTACGGCGATGATGCCGTCCACGCCCCCGCGGTCCCCGATGACTTTGGCCTCAGCGCCGACTCCGACTGGCTGACCTCGGAAAAAGGCAGGCTCACTATCCCGAACCAGCCGCCGAGCGATCTCCCTTTGAAGTACCGATTTTTAACCTACGAGCGAAAGGACGCCGCGTAA
- a CDS encoding thymidylate synthase has product MDSAAIATPYEDLLRDVLDNGTAKDDRTGTGTRSVFGRQLRYDLSESFPLLTTKKVYFHGVIGELLWFLRGESNVRWLQENNVRIWNEWADNEGDLGPVYGVQWRSWPTPDGRHVDQIQQALDTLRNNPDSRRNVVSAWNVSELDQMALLPCHLLFQLYVADGKLSLQVYQRSADLFLGVPFNLASYAALAHMFAQQAGLDVGDLIWTGGDCHIYNNHFDQVKEQLSRTPREYPQLKLHPAKSMFDYDFDNFEIVGYDPHPGIKAKVSV; this is encoded by the coding sequence ATGGATTCCGCCGCTATTGCTACCCCATACGAGGACCTGTTGCGCGACGTGCTGGACAACGGCACGGCGAAAGATGACCGCACCGGCACCGGCACCCGCTCGGTGTTCGGCCGTCAGCTGCGCTACGACTTGAGCGAGTCCTTCCCGCTGCTGACCACGAAGAAGGTCTACTTCCACGGGGTCATCGGCGAGCTGTTGTGGTTCCTGCGCGGCGAGTCCAACGTGCGCTGGCTGCAGGAGAACAACGTACGCATTTGGAACGAGTGGGCTGACAATGAGGGCGACTTGGGCCCCGTCTACGGCGTGCAGTGGCGCTCGTGGCCCACCCCGGACGGCCGACACGTGGACCAGATCCAACAGGCGCTGGACACCTTGCGCAACAACCCGGATTCGCGCCGCAACGTCGTCTCCGCGTGGAACGTCTCCGAGCTCGACCAGATGGCGCTCCTCCCTTGCCACCTGCTCTTCCAGCTCTACGTCGCGGACGGCAAACTGTCGCTGCAGGTCTACCAGCGCTCCGCCGACCTCTTCCTCGGAGTGCCGTTCAACCTGGCCTCGTACGCAGCCCTGGCGCACATGTTCGCCCAGCAGGCGGGCCTGGACGTCGGCGATCTCATCTGGACCGGCGGCGATTGCCACATCTACAACAACCACTTCGACCAGGTAAAAGAACAGCTCTCGCGCACCCCGCGCGAGTACCCCCAGCTGAAGCTCCACCCGGCGAAGAGCATGTTCGACTACGACTTCGACAACTTCGAGATCGTCGGCTACGACCCGCACCCGGGCATCAAGGCGAAAGTGTCGGTGTAG
- a CDS encoding DUF1906 domain-containing protein, with protein MENFRSAAFNRRSLFKAGAAALAVGAFGAVAGQRAPLAQAAPKLGTILDYAAGVPSAASVKAAGHIGAIRYVSAKRPGAEWMTGKPVSLKETKDFAAHDLKTASIYQFGRAETADWKQGAAGAAVHAPQAIAFHKAAGGPTGRPIYIAIDDNPSRGEYDSLIRPYLKAFETALKAAGFQAGVYGNYNVVDWCVADGIGSFYWMHDWGSGGKVHPKAHIHQLPQGQQTKVDGVVADVNDVLQSDWGQWTPGQATNTPKPAPKPEPAKPAPKPQNNPAPTSPLDGLSSQLDPNSSAAYADVINGLANQAAGTAGVALPRIDANGITYNGFTVTNEQLKQAAQIAEIIAKQML; from the coding sequence ATGGAAAATTTTCGCTCCGCAGCGTTTAACCGCCGCTCCCTGTTCAAAGCCGGCGCAGCCGCGCTCGCAGTCGGCGCATTCGGCGCCGTCGCAGGCCAGCGCGCTCCCCTAGCGCAGGCTGCCCCGAAGCTGGGCACCATCCTCGACTACGCCGCGGGCGTCCCCTCCGCAGCGTCCGTGAAGGCAGCCGGCCACATCGGCGCCATCCGCTACGTCTCCGCTAAGCGCCCCGGCGCGGAGTGGATGACGGGCAAGCCGGTCTCGTTGAAAGAGACCAAAGACTTCGCCGCCCACGACCTGAAGACCGCCTCCATTTACCAGTTCGGTCGCGCAGAGACCGCCGACTGGAAGCAGGGCGCCGCCGGTGCCGCGGTGCACGCGCCGCAGGCCATCGCATTCCACAAGGCCGCAGGTGGACCCACCGGACGCCCGATCTACATCGCCATTGATGACAACCCATCGCGCGGCGAATACGACTCGCTCATCCGCCCCTACCTCAAGGCGTTCGAGACCGCCCTGAAGGCGGCCGGGTTCCAGGCCGGCGTGTACGGCAACTACAACGTGGTGGACTGGTGCGTCGCCGACGGCATCGGCTCGTTCTACTGGATGCACGACTGGGGTTCGGGCGGCAAGGTTCACCCGAAGGCGCACATCCACCAGTTGCCGCAGGGCCAGCAGACCAAGGTCGATGGCGTGGTGGCCGATGTCAACGACGTCCTCCAGTCCGACTGGGGCCAGTGGACGCCGGGACAAGCCACTAATACCCCGAAGCCTGCGCCGAAGCCGGAGCCCGCAAAGCCTGCGCCGAAACCGCAGAACAACCCGGCTCCTACGTCCCCGCTGGACGGGCTTAGCTCCCAACTCGACCCGAACAGCAGCGCGGCCTACGCCGACGTCATCAACGGGCTGGCCAACCAGGCGGCGGGCACCGCCGGCGTGGCCCTGCCGCGTATCGATGCCAACGGCATCACCTACAACGGCTTCACCGTGACCAACGAGCAGCTGAAGCAAGCGGCGCAGATCGCGGAGATCATCGCCAAGCAGATGCTCTAG
- a CDS encoding aldo/keto reductase, with the protein MGDMRNVPMLKLNDDTLMPQLGLGTYKLTDDECVTVVRQAIELGYRRFDTASMYGNEEALGKALREAFAAGDVARDDVFVTTKLWNDQQGADHVDAAFGESMKRLGLDYIDLYLIHWPWPQGGLYNETFEEMGRLQGMGQVQSIGVANFYEEVLDDLIETTGITPVLNQVELHPGFTQPELRAFHDSHDIVTEAWAPLARGVVLNNPKIEEIAAAHEVTTGQVVLRYLAQHNISIIPKTSSKERLEENLASFRFELTGEEMAEIDALASAPGFGRMFKDPREFPGESANA; encoded by the coding sequence ATGGGGGACATGCGTAATGTCCCCATGCTCAAGCTGAACGACGATACCCTGATGCCCCAGCTCGGTCTGGGCACCTACAAGCTGACTGACGATGAATGCGTCACCGTGGTGCGCCAGGCAATCGAGCTGGGGTATCGGCGTTTTGATACCGCGTCGATGTACGGCAACGAGGAAGCGCTGGGCAAGGCCCTGCGCGAGGCGTTCGCGGCGGGTGATGTCGCGCGTGACGATGTTTTTGTCACCACCAAGCTGTGGAACGACCAGCAGGGCGCGGACCACGTGGACGCCGCGTTCGGCGAATCGATGAAGCGGCTCGGCCTCGACTACATCGACCTGTACCTCATCCACTGGCCGTGGCCGCAGGGCGGGCTCTACAACGAGACCTTCGAAGAGATGGGTCGCCTGCAGGGTATGGGCCAGGTGCAGTCCATTGGCGTGGCCAACTTCTACGAGGAAGTGCTGGACGATCTCATTGAGACCACTGGCATCACTCCGGTGCTCAACCAGGTGGAGCTGCACCCCGGTTTCACCCAGCCGGAGCTGCGCGCGTTCCATGACAGCCACGACATTGTCACCGAGGCGTGGGCGCCGCTTGCGCGCGGCGTCGTGCTCAACAACCCGAAAATCGAGGAGATCGCCGCCGCCCACGAGGTGACCACCGGGCAGGTCGTTCTGCGGTACCTGGCGCAGCACAACATCTCCATCATCCCGAAGACCTCGAGCAAGGAGCGCCTGGAGGAGAACCTGGCGTCCTTCCGCTTTGAGCTCACGGGCGAGGAGATGGCCGAGATTGACGCGCTGGCATCCGCGCCGGGCTTCGGGCGGATGTTTAAAGATCCGCGTGAGTTCCCTGGGGAATCAGCGAACGCTTAA
- a CDS encoding FKBP-type peptidyl-prolyl cis-trans isomerase, whose product MEKPQIEAQTGEAPADLVVEDIVVGDGAEAQAGGQVEVHYVGADFETNQEFDSSWDRGQSIEFPLTGLIAGWQEGIPGMRVGGRRRLTIPPEKAYGPAGGGHPLSGRTLVFIIDLLDVK is encoded by the coding sequence ATGGAAAAACCTCAGATTGAAGCCCAGACTGGCGAGGCCCCCGCGGACCTAGTCGTCGAAGACATCGTTGTTGGTGACGGTGCCGAGGCGCAGGCTGGTGGGCAGGTTGAGGTTCACTACGTCGGCGCTGACTTCGAAACCAACCAGGAATTCGACTCCTCCTGGGACCGCGGTCAGTCCATCGAGTTCCCGCTGACCGGCCTCATCGCTGGCTGGCAGGAAGGCATCCCGGGCATGCGCGTCGGCGGTCGCCGTCGCCTGACCATCCCGCCGGAGAAGGCCTACGGCCCGGCTGGTGGCGGCCACCCGCTCTCGGGCCGCACCTTGGTCTTCATCATCGACCTGCTCGATGTGAAGTAA
- a CDS encoding 3'(2'),5'-bisphosphate nucleotidase CysQ, with amino-acid sequence MTATLSDSRLTNALAEGCGQILKGIRKGGLLRHVSLGDAGDELAQSWISRVLEQHRPDDGFLSEEATDTLDRLNKERVWIVDPVDGTKEFATGRQDWAVHIALIIDGHPAHAAVGLPDLGVTFKSSDVRAVKGPLSRKIVVSRNRPPEVAGYVANQMGWETVGIGSAGAKAMHVLLGDYDGYIHAGGQYEWDQAAPVGVALAAGLHCSRLDGSPITFNNEDTYIPDLLVCRPELADDILAHAAEFKAAHGGTLE; translated from the coding sequence ATGACGGCCACACTTTCCGATTCCCGCCTGACCAACGCCCTGGCCGAAGGGTGCGGGCAAATCCTCAAAGGCATTCGCAAGGGCGGTCTGTTGCGCCACGTTTCGCTGGGAGACGCCGGCGACGAGCTCGCGCAGTCGTGGATTTCCCGCGTGCTGGAGCAGCACCGGCCGGACGACGGCTTCCTGTCCGAAGAAGCCACCGACACCCTCGACCGCCTCAACAAGGAGCGGGTGTGGATCGTCGACCCGGTTGACGGGACCAAGGAGTTTGCCACCGGCCGCCAGGATTGGGCGGTGCACATCGCGCTGATTATCGATGGCCACCCCGCCCACGCCGCCGTCGGCCTGCCGGATCTCGGCGTGACCTTCAAGTCCTCCGACGTGCGCGCGGTGAAAGGCCCACTGTCGCGCAAGATCGTCGTCTCCCGCAACCGCCCGCCGGAGGTGGCCGGCTACGTGGCCAATCAGATGGGTTGGGAGACTGTCGGGATCGGGTCTGCCGGTGCCAAGGCCATGCACGTGCTACTTGGCGATTACGACGGTTATATCCACGCCGGCGGCCAGTACGAGTGGGATCAGGCCGCCCCCGTGGGCGTGGCGCTCGCGGCGGGCCTGCACTGTTCCCGCCTCGACGGCTCCCCCATTACCTTCAACAACGAAGACACCTACATTCCGGATCTGTTGGTCTGCCGCCCCGAGCTTGCCGATGACATCCTGGCCCACGCAGCCGAATTCAAAGCCGCCCATGGCGGGACTCTAGAGTAG
- a CDS encoding mycoredoxin: protein MSDIQTPETTEHVTIFAAEWCPFCQKLKQRLDRTETPYALVDVESDDNAADINAWIESVNDGNRIIPTVLYSDGTHATNPEASAVRKKLRELTGEE from the coding sequence ATGAGCGACATTCAGACCCCTGAGACCACCGAGCACGTCACCATCTTCGCCGCTGAATGGTGCCCGTTCTGCCAAAAGCTCAAGCAGCGCCTCGACCGCACCGAGACGCCCTACGCGCTTGTCGATGTCGAGTCCGACGACAACGCCGCCGACATCAACGCGTGGATCGAGTCGGTCAATGACGGCAACCGCATCATCCCGACCGTCTTGTATTCCGACGGCACGCACGCCACCAACCCAGAGGCGTCCGCGGTGCGCAAAAAGCTGCGCGAGCTCACCGGCGAGGAATAA